A stretch of Onychomys torridus chromosome 2, mOncTor1.1, whole genome shotgun sequence DNA encodes these proteins:
- the Trit1 gene encoding tRNA dimethylallyltransferase yields MLAAGLLEELRDFHRRYNLKNISENGQDYQHGIFQSIGFKEFHEYLITEGKCTPETSNQLLKKGIEALKQVTKRYARKQNRWVKNRFLSRPGPSVPPVYGLEVSDVSKWEESVLEPALDIVQSFIQGHKPTATPMKMPYNETENKRSYHMCDLCDRIIIGDREWAAHIKSKSHLHQLKKRRKLDSDSVPAKSSSPGCDPELKERKSRGHHDQELKARV; encoded by the exons ATGCTTGCTGCTGGACTCTTGGAAGAGCTGAGAGATTTTCACAGACGCTATAATCTTAAGAACATTTCAGAAAATGG CCAGGACTATCAACATGGTATCTTCCAGTCAATTGGCTTCAAGGAATTTCACGAGTACCTGATCACTGAGGGAAAATGCACACCAGAGACTAGTAACCAGCTTCTAAAGAAAG GTATTGAGGCTCTGAAACAAGTCACCAAGAGATATGCCCGGAAGCAAAACCGATGGGTTAAAAACCGATTTTTGAGCA GACCTGGTCCCAGTGTCCCCCCAGTATATGGCTTAGAAGTATCTGATGTTTCTAAGTGGGAGGAGTCTGTTCTGGAGCCTGCTCTCGATATAGTACAAAGTTTCATCCAG GGTCACAAACCTACAGCCACTCCAATGAAGATGCCATACAATGAAACTGAGAACAAGAGAAGTTACCACATGTGTGACCTTTGTGACCGGATCATCATTGGGGACCGGGAATGGGCAG CACATATAAAATCCAAATCTCACTTGCACCagctgaagaaaagaagaaagctggaCTCAGATTCTGTTCCTGCCAAAAGTAGTTCCCCAGGCTGTGACCCGGAACTTAAAGAGAGGAAGTCCCGAGGGCATCATGATCAAGAGCTGAAGGCCAGGGTTTGA